The following proteins are encoded in a genomic region of Cronobacter universalis NCTC 9529:
- the dsbG gene encoding thiol:disulfide interchange protein DsbG, whose translation MKKLLMAGALLAAFHAQADDLPEPVKQMEKQGITIIKPFTAPGGVQAWLGKYQDTGVTLYLTPDKKHVITGYMYDAQGNNLSEKLINDELYIPAGREMWKTLDQAKGIQEGSEQAACKVVVFADPFCPYCHKFWEQAQPYLKDKSISLKTLLVGVIRPESGRYAAAVLASDDPQKTWQDLESSAGKTKPALPEKTSPTAFKQIQYNQQLMAQLGANGTPAIYYLNKDRLLQQIVGLPNAEQMADLVACK comes from the coding sequence ATGAAAAAGTTACTGATGGCGGGCGCGCTGCTCGCCGCGTTCCATGCGCAGGCTGATGATTTACCGGAGCCAGTAAAACAGATGGAGAAACAGGGCATTACGATTATCAAACCTTTCACCGCGCCGGGCGGCGTTCAGGCGTGGCTTGGTAAATATCAGGACACCGGCGTGACGCTCTACCTGACGCCGGACAAAAAGCATGTCATCACCGGCTATATGTATGACGCGCAGGGCAATAATCTCAGCGAAAAGCTGATTAACGACGAGCTGTACATCCCGGCGGGCCGCGAAATGTGGAAAACGCTGGATCAGGCGAAGGGCATTCAGGAAGGCAGCGAGCAGGCCGCCTGCAAGGTAGTGGTGTTCGCCGATCCGTTCTGCCCTTACTGCCATAAGTTCTGGGAGCAGGCGCAGCCGTATCTCAAAGATAAGAGCATCAGCCTGAAAACGCTGCTGGTAGGCGTGATCCGCCCGGAGAGCGGGCGCTATGCCGCGGCGGTGCTGGCCTCCGACGACCCGCAAAAAACCTGGCAGGATCTTGAAAGCTCAGCCGGTAAGACCAAACCGGCGCTGCCGGAGAAAACCTCCCCCACGGCTTTTAAGCAGATCCAGTATAACCAGCAGTTAATGGCGCAACTGGGCGCGAACGGGACGCCGGCCATTTACTATCTCAATAAAGACCGGCTGCTCCAGCAGATTGTCGGCCTGCCGAACGCGGAGCAGATGGCCGATCTGGTGGCGTGTAAGTAA
- a CDS encoding aminotransferase-like domain-containing protein gives MKARYKTLVDRYAAAIRSGELIAGAQLPTHRRLAAEHHVSLATATRVYAELEAMGLVSGETGRGTFVRDIALPPGLGIDQHAVAADALDLSFNYPALPGQAERLRDALRQLASAGDIEALLRYQPHAGRAKDRETIAAYLAGTGLNTAPENVLVVSGAQHGLAVTAMSLLRPGDVVAVDALTYPGFKVVAQLCHLELVAVPCTPQGPDLAALQALCEKRRVRAVYTMPTLHNPLGWVLTPRQRRALVAMARQHDLLLIEDAPYAWLVKPAPVPLAALAPERTVYVTGFSKNIATGLRVGAVVCPSLYLSAFERTIRATAWNTPALMTTLVCDWLRDGTANRFEVLKRRDARTRQRIAREALAPLEVMSHPSSYFLWLPLREGVRAEQVAQKLLQKKISVSTGEPFSASFHTPHAIRLALGSLPLETLRKALETIRETILYEENL, from the coding sequence GTGAAAGCGCGCTACAAAACCTTGGTCGATCGCTATGCCGCGGCGATCCGCAGCGGCGAATTAATCGCAGGCGCTCAGCTGCCGACGCACCGGCGGCTGGCGGCCGAACACCATGTCTCGCTTGCGACGGCGACGCGCGTTTACGCCGAGCTGGAGGCGATGGGGCTGGTGAGCGGTGAAACGGGGCGGGGCACTTTTGTGCGGGATATCGCGCTGCCGCCGGGGCTGGGTATCGATCAGCATGCCGTGGCGGCCGATGCGCTGGATTTGAGTTTTAACTATCCCGCGCTGCCAGGGCAGGCAGAGCGGCTGCGCGACGCGTTGCGCCAGCTTGCTTCGGCCGGGGATATCGAGGCGCTGTTACGTTATCAGCCTCACGCCGGGCGCGCGAAAGACAGAGAGACTATCGCCGCGTATCTGGCGGGCACAGGGCTGAATACTGCGCCGGAGAATGTGCTGGTGGTGAGCGGCGCGCAGCATGGCCTCGCCGTGACGGCAATGAGCCTGCTGCGGCCCGGCGATGTCGTGGCGGTGGACGCGCTCACTTACCCTGGTTTTAAAGTGGTCGCCCAACTTTGTCATCTTGAACTGGTGGCGGTGCCGTGCACGCCGCAGGGGCCCGATCTCGCGGCGTTGCAGGCGCTCTGCGAAAAGCGTCGCGTGCGGGCGGTTTACACGATGCCGACGCTGCATAACCCTCTCGGCTGGGTACTGACGCCGCGCCAGCGACGCGCGCTGGTGGCGATGGCCCGGCAGCACGATCTGTTGCTGATTGAAGACGCGCCGTACGCCTGGCTGGTTAAGCCCGCGCCGGTGCCGCTCGCGGCGCTGGCGCCCGAAAGAACGGTGTATGTGACGGGGTTTTCCAAAAATATCGCGACGGGCCTGCGCGTGGGGGCGGTGGTCTGTCCGTCGCTATATCTGAGCGCGTTCGAGCGCACCATTCGCGCCACTGCCTGGAATACGCCTGCGCTGATGACGACGCTGGTATGCGACTGGCTGCGTGACGGCACGGCGAACCGGTTTGAAGTGCTGAAAAGGCGCGACGCGCGGACGCGCCAGCGTATCGCCAGAGAGGCGCTGGCCCCGCTGGAGGTGATGAGCCACCCGTCGTCCTATTTTCTCTGGCTGCCGCTCAGGGAAGGCGTGCGGGCCGAGCAGGTGGCGCAAAAACTGCTGCAGAAAAAGATTTCGGTGTCCACCGGTGAGCCGTTCAGCGCTTCATTCCATACGCCCCACGCGATACGGCTCGCGCTCGGCTCTCTACCGCTGGAGACCCTGCGCAAGGCGCTCGAAACGATCCGGGAAACTATCCTTTATGAGGAGAATTTGTAG
- a CDS encoding DMT family transporter codes for MENPPRPGPWAGWLNGLLGVIIFSGSLPATRVAVVDFSPFFLTFARATIAGGLALLLIMLRRETRPTRRQAASLAIVCAGVVVGFPLLTALALQHVTSAHSMVFIGLLPLATALFGVLRGGERPRPIFWVFSILGSLLVAGFALSGDVRVSLQGDLLMLAAVALCGLGYAEGAALSRQLGGWQVIGWALILALPLMLCAAWVTRPATFSAVAPAAWVSLGYVSLFSMLVGFIFWYRGLAAGGIAAVGQLQLLQPFLGLALAATLLNEHVSPLMLAVTLGVILCVAGSKKFAR; via the coding sequence ATGGAAAATCCGCCCCGTCCGGGCCCGTGGGCAGGCTGGCTGAATGGCCTGCTGGGGGTTATTATTTTCAGCGGTTCGCTGCCGGCCACGCGCGTCGCTGTGGTAGATTTCTCGCCGTTTTTTCTGACGTTCGCCCGCGCCACCATCGCGGGCGGCCTGGCGCTGCTGCTGATTATGTTGCGCCGGGAAACGCGCCCGACGCGACGACAGGCGGCGTCGCTTGCCATCGTCTGCGCAGGCGTGGTGGTGGGCTTTCCGCTGCTGACCGCGCTGGCGCTTCAGCATGTGACCTCCGCGCATTCGATGGTGTTTATCGGTCTGCTGCCGCTGGCGACGGCGCTCTTTGGCGTGCTGCGCGGCGGCGAACGCCCCCGTCCGATCTTCTGGGTTTTCTCGATACTGGGCAGCCTGCTGGTAGCGGGTTTTGCCCTCTCTGGCGATGTGCGGGTCTCGTTACAGGGCGACCTGCTGATGCTGGCCGCCGTGGCGTTGTGCGGGTTAGGGTATGCGGAAGGCGCGGCGTTGTCGCGCCAGCTCGGCGGCTGGCAGGTGATCGGCTGGGCGCTGATCCTCGCGCTGCCGCTGATGCTGTGCGCCGCCTGGGTGACGCGGCCCGCCACGTTCAGCGCGGTGGCGCCTGCCGCCTGGGTGTCGCTGGGATATGTGTCGCTGTTCAGTATGCTGGTCGGCTTTATATTCTGGTACCGGGGGCTTGCCGCGGGCGGGATCGCCGCCGTCGGGCAGCTTCAGCTCTTACAGCCGTTTCTCGGCCTCGCGCTCGCCGCGACGCTGCTTAATGAACATGTCAGCCCGCTGATGCTGGCCGTGACGCTGGGGGTGATCCTCTGCGTGGCGGGCTCGAAGAAATTCGCGCGCTGA
- a CDS encoding dihydrodipicolinate synthase family protein, translating to MFKGLAAFPLTPLINGKPHEKTFVSLIENLTAAQVDIIAPLGSTGSYAYLSREQRARITALTTDAAGDIPVITSIGALRLEEMLDLADDAQRAGVRGLLVSPLSYQPLSQEEAYRLYERVAHAVSVPLCIYDNPATTGFTFTRELLCAVARLPNIGSIKLSPFSDAAQAAAKIPALRREIPATVTLGTSGDPQAAGALLAGADVFYSVAAGLWPRDIRALTDAALAGDETQAAALNEKFEPLWALFRRYGSLRVIAAAAELSGRAAAPCLPEPLLSLQGEARAQLQTALAQRDYR from the coding sequence ATGTTTAAGGGTCTCGCCGCTTTTCCGCTGACGCCGCTTATTAACGGCAAGCCGCATGAAAAAACTTTTGTGTCGCTGATTGAAAATCTGACGGCGGCGCAGGTGGATATTATTGCCCCGCTCGGCTCCACCGGCAGCTACGCCTACCTTTCCCGTGAGCAACGCGCCCGCATCACGGCGCTGACGACGGACGCGGCAGGCGACATTCCGGTTATTACCAGCATCGGCGCGCTGCGTCTGGAGGAGATGCTGGATCTCGCCGATGACGCCCAGCGCGCCGGCGTGCGTGGGCTGCTGGTCTCGCCGCTCTCCTATCAGCCGCTCAGCCAGGAAGAGGCATACCGGCTCTATGAGCGTGTCGCGCACGCGGTTTCGGTACCGCTGTGCATTTATGATAATCCGGCCACCACGGGCTTCACCTTTACCCGGGAGTTACTCTGCGCCGTGGCGCGCCTGCCCAATATCGGCTCGATTAAACTCAGCCCGTTCAGCGATGCCGCCCAGGCGGCCGCGAAAATCCCCGCCCTGCGTCGCGAGATCCCCGCCACCGTCACCCTGGGCACCAGCGGCGATCCGCAGGCCGCCGGGGCGCTGCTGGCCGGGGCCGACGTGTTCTATTCGGTCGCCGCCGGGCTCTGGCCACGCGATATCCGCGCGCTGACTGACGCCGCGCTGGCGGGCGACGAGACTCAGGCCGCCGCGCTCAATGAGAAGTTTGAGCCGCTGTGGGCCTTGTTTCGCCGTTACGGCAGTTTGCGGGTGATCGCGGCGGCCGCGGAGCTGTCCGGGCGCGCCGCCGCGCCCTGCCTGCCGGAGCCGCTGCTGAGCCTGCAGGGCGAGGCGCGCGCGCAACTGCAGACGGCGCTGGCGCAACGGGACTATCGCTGA
- a CDS encoding metalloregulator ArsR/SmtB family transcription factor yields the protein MTSFTPLQLFKLLADDTRLHLTLLLRAQGELCVCELSATLNLSQPKISRHLALLRDSGLLCDRRDGKWIHYRLSPHMPAWAAAVIEQAFLCQRESIASLVAQSASHDRRCG from the coding sequence ATGACGTCATTCACACCGCTACAGCTGTTTAAACTGCTCGCTGACGACACCCGGCTGCATCTGACGCTGCTGCTGCGCGCCCAGGGCGAGCTGTGCGTTTGCGAGCTTTCGGCCACGTTAAACCTCTCCCAGCCCAAGATCTCCCGTCACCTGGCGTTGCTGCGCGACAGCGGTCTTCTCTGCGATCGCCGCGACGGCAAATGGATCCACTACCGGCTTTCGCCGCACATGCCCGCCTGGGCTGCCGCAGTGATTGAGCAGGCGTTTTTATGCCAGCGGGAGAGCATCGCGTCTCTGGTCGCGCAGAGCGCATCACACGACAGACGTTGCGGCTAA
- a CDS encoding arsenic transporter produces the protein MFLAGAIFILTLVLVIWQPKGLGIGWSASAGAALALLTGVVQISDIPAVWDIVWNATATFIAVIIISLLLDECGFFRWAALHVARWGNGKGTRLFTWIILLGAMVAALFANDGAALILTPIVIAMLLALGFSRGATLAFVMAAGFIADTASLPLMVSNLVNIVTADFFSLGFSDYAAVMVPVNLASVAASLVMLRLVFRKGIPATYDREKISAPQTAIRDRRTFMTGWLVLVLLLVGFFALEPLGVPVSLVAAVAAALLWLVARQGHVIDTRKVLKGAPWQIVIFSLGMYLVVYGLRNAGLTGYLSALLNVFAQHGIWGATLGTGVLTAALSSVMNNMPTVLVGALSIDGSAATGLVKDAMIYANIIGCDLGPKITPIGSLATLLWLHVLAQKNIVISWGYYFRVGIVMTLPVLLVTLAALALRLSF, from the coding sequence ATGTTTCTGGCAGGTGCGATTTTCATCCTGACCCTGGTTCTGGTTATCTGGCAGCCGAAAGGACTCGGCATCGGCTGGAGCGCGTCGGCGGGCGCGGCGCTGGCGCTGCTCACCGGCGTGGTGCAGATCAGCGATATTCCCGCGGTGTGGGATATCGTCTGGAACGCCACTGCGACGTTTATCGCCGTGATTATCATTAGTCTGCTGCTGGATGAGTGCGGCTTCTTCCGCTGGGCGGCGCTGCACGTAGCGCGCTGGGGCAACGGTAAAGGAACCCGGCTGTTTACCTGGATAATTTTACTGGGCGCCATGGTGGCGGCGCTGTTCGCCAATGACGGCGCGGCGCTGATCCTGACGCCCATCGTTATCGCGATGCTGCTGGCGCTGGGCTTCAGCCGCGGCGCGACGCTGGCGTTTGTGATGGCGGCAGGCTTTATCGCCGATACCGCCAGCCTGCCGTTGATGGTCTCGAATCTGGTGAATATCGTGACGGCGGATTTTTTCTCGCTCGGCTTCAGCGATTATGCCGCCGTGATGGTGCCGGTGAACCTCGCCTCGGTAGCGGCTTCACTGGTGATGCTGCGCCTCGTTTTCCGCAAAGGCATTCCGGCGACATACGATCGTGAAAAAATCAGCGCGCCGCAGACGGCGATCCGCGATCGGCGCACCTTCATGACCGGCTGGCTGGTGCTGGTGTTGCTGCTGGTGGGCTTTTTCGCGCTGGAGCCGCTCGGCGTGCCGGTGAGTCTGGTCGCCGCCGTGGCGGCGGCATTACTCTGGCTGGTCGCGCGTCAGGGACACGTTATCGATACGCGCAAGGTGCTGAAAGGCGCGCCGTGGCAAATCGTCATTTTCTCGCTGGGCATGTATCTGGTGGTGTATGGCCTGCGCAACGCCGGGCTGACCGGTTATCTCTCCGCCCTGCTTAACGTCTTCGCGCAGCACGGGATCTGGGGGGCGACGCTCGGGACGGGCGTTCTGACCGCCGCGCTCTCTTCAGTGATGAATAATATGCCGACGGTGCTGGTCGGCGCGCTCTCCATCGACGGCAGCGCCGCCACGGGCCTCGTTAAGGACGCCATGATTTACGCGAATATCATCGGCTGCGATTTAGGCCCGAAAATAACGCCAATCGGCAGCCTCGCCACGCTGCTGTGGCTGCATGTGCTGGCGCAGAAAAATATTGTGATTAGCTGGGGCTATTACTTCCGGGTGGGCATTGTCATGACCCTGCCGGTACTGCTGGTGACGCTTGCCGCCCTCGCCCTGCGCCTTTCCTTTTAA
- the arsC gene encoding arsenate reductase (glutaredoxin) (This arsenate reductase requires both glutathione and glutaredoxin to convert arsenate to arsenite, after which the efflux transporter formed by ArsA and ArsB can extrude the arsenite from the cell, providing resistance.) yields MTPITIYHNPACGTSRNTLGLIRNSGVEPTIILYLETPPTRDELKTLITEMGISVRALLRKNVEPYQALGLDDEKISDEALLDAMLAHPILINRPIVVTPLGTRLCRPSEAVLALLPDPQQGPFTKEDGDVVIPPAP; encoded by the coding sequence ATGACACCGATTACGATTTACCATAACCCGGCCTGCGGCACCTCACGCAATACGCTTGGCCTTATCCGCAACAGCGGCGTGGAGCCGACCATTATTCTTTATCTGGAAACGCCGCCGACGCGCGACGAGCTGAAGACACTGATTACGGAGATGGGAATTAGCGTGCGGGCGCTGCTGCGCAAAAATGTCGAGCCGTATCAGGCGCTCGGGCTGGACGATGAGAAAATCAGTGACGAGGCGCTACTGGACGCGATGCTGGCGCACCCGATTCTTATCAACCGCCCGATTGTGGTAACGCCGCTCGGTACCCGGCTGTGCCGTCCGTCAGAAGCGGTGCTGGCTCTTCTGCCCGATCCGCAGCAAGGCCCGTTTACCAAAGAAGATGGCGACGTTGTCATTCCGCCTGCGCCCTGA
- a CDS encoding porin family protein → MKMNILKAFIGLSVLSSAYAFSANTISLNFAQGAIPGADHIRGGNIQLMHDIDSIGVAGAFTWIEKTKSDNYGKIKYASASLGPTFKLSDAITSYGQAGIACGSKFKGSQTEQTYGPSLSAGINVRANSYLSFNAGYEAGWIEHKQINILYTGFGFSF, encoded by the coding sequence ATGAAAATGAATATTTTGAAAGCCTTTATTGGGTTAAGCGTCTTATCATCAGCATATGCATTCTCCGCAAATACAATTTCTTTGAATTTTGCCCAGGGCGCCATTCCTGGCGCTGACCACATAAGAGGGGGGAACATTCAATTAATGCATGATATTGACAGCATCGGTGTGGCTGGCGCGTTTACCTGGATTGAGAAAACGAAAAGCGACAATTACGGAAAGATAAAATATGCTTCCGCTTCTCTGGGGCCAACGTTTAAGCTTTCAGACGCGATCACCAGTTACGGCCAGGCAGGCATCGCATGTGGTTCAAAATTCAAGGGAAGCCAGACAGAGCAAACTTATGGCCCCTCGCTAAGCGCAGGGATTAACGTACGGGCGAATAGCTACTTATCTTTCAATGCAGGCTATGAAGCGGGCTGGATCGAACATAAACAAATTAATATTCTTTATACTGGCTTTGGGTTCTCATTTTAA
- a CDS encoding response regulator transcription factor: protein MYDAKAIITMKDKIISKPSRKSITKVYVVTENYYFYYGVKCLIEGHVHLRDNLKLAEKSSKMPDLIFLVSATEKKILITDNYLHCYIISQCCLKNTLVLPSNYNAPTYLECFGEFYDKKSEHYEKVLKRLSPRETMLLSLFSSGITDDTISTKLQIHKKTISAHRQSILSKLNLKNRHELYLFAFASKGDSL, encoded by the coding sequence ATGTACGACGCCAAAGCGATAATCACCATGAAAGATAAAATAATATCAAAACCCAGCCGCAAATCTATAACCAAAGTATATGTTGTTACTGAAAACTATTATTTTTATTATGGTGTAAAGTGTCTGATTGAGGGCCATGTGCATTTGAGAGACAATTTAAAATTAGCAGAAAAATCATCAAAAATGCCGGATTTGATTTTTCTCGTGAGCGCTACAGAAAAAAAGATATTAATAACCGATAACTACCTGCATTGTTACATAATATCTCAGTGCTGCTTAAAAAACACTCTGGTGCTACCATCAAATTATAATGCCCCAACGTACCTTGAATGTTTCGGGGAGTTTTACGATAAAAAATCAGAACATTACGAAAAGGTTTTAAAAAGATTATCCCCAAGAGAAACGATGCTTTTATCTTTATTTTCCTCAGGAATAACAGATGATACCATTTCTACCAAACTACAAATACATAAAAAAACAATCAGCGCTCACCGTCAAAGTATTTTAAGCAAACTTAATCTAAAAAACCGGCATGAGCTTTATTTATTCGCATTTGCATCCAAAGGCGATTCCTTATGA
- a CDS encoding helix-turn-helix domain-containing protein, which translates to MEIIWGYPVGERSEISIFKFILSRSSISRSSLNKILKELCNGGYIKINRGRLIDMKNLPSKF; encoded by the coding sequence CTGGAGATAATCTGGGGCTATCCAGTCGGAGAGAGGAGTGAAATATCTATATTTAAATTTATTTTGTCGAGGAGCAGCATTTCCCGCAGTTCGTTAAATAAGATCCTCAAGGAGTTATGTAATGGTGGGTATATTAAGATAAACAGAGGAAGGTTAATCGACATGAAAAACCTTCCCAGTAAGTTTTAG
- a CDS encoding YciI family protein, translated as MLHSVTLSYLYTPDEIKMHFDEHKAWLVEGFAQGLIILAGPLKNGGGGYILFNSEDIQVVEEFLSSDPFVKYGLVQIDIVSTEPALCSKDFPLQWAPAANRIG; from the coding sequence ATGTTGCATTCAGTAACGTTATCGTATTTATACACGCCTGATGAAATTAAAATGCATTTTGACGAGCATAAAGCATGGCTTGTTGAAGGCTTTGCTCAAGGATTGATCATCCTTGCAGGGCCTCTGAAAAACGGGGGCGGCGGGTATATCCTTTTCAATTCAGAAGACATCCAGGTGGTTGAGGAATTTTTAAGCTCAGATCCTTTTGTTAAATATGGGCTCGTGCAGATTGATATCGTCAGTACAGAACCGGCTTTATGCTCAAAAGATTTTCCTCTGCAATGGGCTCCTGCTGCTAATCGAATTGGGTAA
- a CDS encoding FMN-dependent NADH-azoreductase: MKILHIDSSIAGEDSISRQLSQEIVRSIREAFWVEKVSYRDLIKDEIQQMNWDIAMGFRPDSGDIFFSENVTKEHQFSDMLVNEFLASDVVVIGAPMYNFSVASQLKSWLDRIAQPGKTFRYTEHGPIGLVKDKTVIIASCRGGFYKDLPLEDMDFQERYLESFFNFLGVKSVQYIRAEGMSRGAEIRQDQIDSAFSQIPLIIENLN, from the coding sequence ATGAAAATACTACATATTGATTCAAGTATCGCAGGCGAAGACTCAATTTCTCGACAGTTATCTCAGGAAATCGTGCGTAGCATCAGGGAAGCTTTTTGGGTCGAAAAGGTATCTTATCGTGATTTAATTAAAGACGAAATTCAGCAAATGAACTGGGATATTGCAATGGGGTTTCGGCCTGATTCGGGCGATATCTTTTTTTCCGAAAACGTCACGAAAGAACATCAGTTTTCTGACATGTTAGTGAATGAGTTTCTTGCCAGCGATGTCGTTGTTATTGGTGCGCCAATGTACAACTTCTCTGTTGCCAGTCAACTTAAATCCTGGCTTGACCGGATTGCTCAGCCAGGTAAAACCTTTCGCTATACCGAACATGGCCCGATCGGATTAGTAAAAGATAAAACGGTGATTATTGCATCCTGCCGTGGGGGGTTTTACAAAGATCTTCCTCTTGAAGATATGGATTTTCAGGAGCGGTATCTGGAAAGTTTCTTTAACTTTCTGGGGGTCAAGTCTGTGCAGTATATACGGGCGGAAGGCATGTCGCGCGGCGCCGAAATTAGGCAGGACCAGATAGACAGTGCTTTCTCGCAGATTCCATTGATTATTGAAAACCTCAATTAA
- a CDS encoding alpha/beta fold hydrolase, translating into MAGLCIASVTHAQEGDVKINNIVLVHGAFTDGSCWNAVTGKLQALGYHVTAVQNSLTSLKEDVTITERVLARQKGNVLLVGHSWGGAVITQAGNDPRVKGLVYLSAILPDSGESAADALARHHNSPPAFRPDENGLIWLDEPEIFQQVMANDIPQSQARILASVQQPIAASAFSEKIIHAAWHEKPVWYVLTENDQALSPDVQRQFAKESHATTKQINAGHLSMISHPDDIVRVISDAAEELSSNKKLVRHENTTY; encoded by the coding sequence ATGGCTGGTTTATGCATCGCATCAGTCACTCACGCTCAGGAGGGTGATGTGAAAATTAATAATATCGTGCTCGTGCATGGGGCTTTTACTGATGGTTCGTGCTGGAACGCAGTGACAGGAAAGTTGCAGGCGCTGGGCTATCACGTTACGGCTGTACAAAATTCACTTACGTCTTTGAAAGAAGATGTAACAATAACGGAACGAGTTCTGGCCAGGCAAAAAGGCAATGTCCTGCTTGTAGGTCATTCCTGGGGCGGCGCGGTAATAACGCAAGCCGGAAATGATCCCAGGGTTAAAGGGCTGGTTTATCTGTCTGCAATATTACCTGACAGCGGCGAGTCAGCAGCAGATGCGCTGGCGCGCCATCATAACTCACCTCCCGCGTTTCGGCCGGATGAAAATGGTCTGATTTGGCTGGATGAACCAGAAATATTCCAGCAAGTAATGGCCAATGATATACCGCAATCTCAGGCCCGAATACTGGCTTCAGTCCAGCAACCCATTGCTGCATCCGCTTTTAGCGAAAAAATAATTCATGCGGCCTGGCATGAAAAGCCTGTCTGGTATGTATTAACTGAAAATGACCAGGCATTAAGCCCGGATGTCCAGCGACAATTTGCAAAAGAAAGTCATGCTACTACAAAACAGATAAATGCCGGACATCTGTCTATGATCTCACATCCTGATGATATTGTCCGAGTCATTAGCGATGCGGCTGAGGAACTTTCATCCAATAAGAAGCTGGTGCGTCATGAAAATACTACATATTGA